The Ricinus communis isolate WT05 ecotype wild-type chromosome 8, ASM1957865v1, whole genome shotgun sequence sequence GATGTTCTAATTTTATGTACTTCGATTCTGTCAACTGAAAAAGTTCTAAagtcttttccttttcaaagATTAAAACGTAATACCCTTTTTGTTGATGTTTTGTCTGTCAAAGAATTTGCTAAGAATGTATTGTTGAAGTATTTGCCTGTTGAGTTTGATATTTTGTGTACCCATCCAATGTTTGGTCCTGAAAGTGGTAAGCTTTCTTGGGCTGGTTTGCCTTTTGTGTTTGATAAAGTTAGAATTGGTAATAATGATGATAGAATTAGTAGGTGTGACAAATTTCTTGACATTTTCGCTAGAGAAGGATGTAGAATGGTGGAAATGAGTTGTGTTGAGCACGATAAGTATGCCGCCGGGTCGCAATTTGTGACTCATACTATGGGGAGAGTGTTGGAGAAGTTTGGATTGGAGTCGTCGCCCATTAATACTAAAGGGTACGAGACTTTGTTGGATTTGGTTGAGAATACGGTTGGCGATAGTTTTGAATTGTATTATGGCTTGTTTATGTATAATAAGAATGCTATGGAGCAATTAGAGAGGTTGGATATGGCATTTGAGgctattaaaaaagaattgtttGGAAAATTGCATCAAGTTTATAGGAGACAGTTGTTTGGCACCTCAGAGGGATTGCAGGATCGGCCTAAGATTCAGAAGTTGCTCCGTAATGGTGCTCCATCTGTTGAACCTCCTGCGGATGTTTTGGAACAAGAAAGAGGGATATCTTGAAGATAGAGAAACTGTTACTGTGGTATgagcatttttctttaattgtttttgATGAATCAGTTTTAGGAATTTATTGATTCAATTGGATTCTAGTTTTCTGTTTTGTGAATTTAATTGTAGAAACCCAAACTTTTAGTGATTATACAGTGGCGATtattaagatatttaatttattgataagtTTTAATACCTTGTTAAcagtttttgtttgtttagtTTGTGAATTTTGAGTATGTAATTAATGGATACTCTTAACTGCTTCAGAATGTAGATGCTGTAAGCTAAATACGTTGCATGGTTGTGGGGATGATGATACATAAAGGTTCAAAATCcttgaaaaagataatatcCATTAGCAAATGTAGAGAGGCATGAAAGCCAAGAGACTGTTAGACTGGTAGTATATGTCAGGATTTTATTATAagtagatttttattttcttgtggGGTGAGAGTATAGCTTCACATGAAGTGATCTGCGTCTTTGCTGGTAGTATTCCCAGTGTACATCAGCTAAATCTTTCACTTTCTTGCATATTCTTGGTCCTTTTGTTTCCTCCTTGACCAGTCCTTCTGGTCCAATCTCTTCATAGGTTCTGGTGTATAGAAGACAGCCATAGAATCCTATCCTCTGAGGTAATCAGAACTCTATGCACTAGGCTTTTGAACATTCCATTTGTCATTATCTGCCAATCATATAGGAAAGGAATGATCTGATTGGACATGTATCAtgatataaatgaattttgtGTCATGAAGCTACATATTAGCATTTAAGCCAGCTGTTAGTGATGCTTCAAAATGCCATATAGGCAACTATGCCTCTCAGGCAATAACATTTCTGACCGGGGGCCAGTATTTTGCATGTCCCAATATATGGACGTGTCTTTCATATTACATAACCTACAGCTGCAACCATATCTCCATTTGATCACCCATTGGGATTAGGAAAATCTGAAACTGTGGGTACTGTGATCCAATTTTTGTCTTCATCACGCAAGATAACGATGTATCCTGGGTTTTCAATCCAAGAACCAGATTAGGTCTCTAACTACTTGAGTACTAACTGAACCTTTTCTCGAGCTGCTTGTTCATTAAACTGATTCAGGAAGTAATCTTCCTCTAAATTTAGTGATTCTGCCATGGATCTTGAAACAAGCTTTGTTAAGGTTTTCATTTTTGTAGTGTAATCTTCAGCATAATTGTGATCAAATCATGTGCTTGTTGAAATTACAAAGTGATATTgaatacaaaataatttataggacacaaaatttggaaaatAAGGTTAAACTTAGTTGAAACCATTTAAAACTccttgaaaaggaaaaggaaaaggaaaatttcCACAGGATATGTATTCTTTTAAACTTCTCAAGTCCAGTATGCTCTAACGAACTCACTTCTTATGTCCAGTATCCTCTAATGAACTCACTTTACTATTCTTACCGTCACACACTCAGAAACAGATACAGTTGTCTCACAATtgctgatggtgatggtgatggtCTGATTATATCTGTGAAGCGTGTGTTGAGATATAATGTTTTTAAGGACTTTTCTGATGTtctacataaaattttaaaatgttctGAAATGTTGCTCCAAGTGCTTACACATCTATTATCAGCAGTAATCACTCAGAAGAGCAACTAGCATTCACGTGTGATTACTATTAAGTACTTGAGAATAGTGTCTGAACATTTTCAAGTCTCTTCCTTCTATTATCAGACTACAGGCAGGGCAGGGCGAAGCATCTGAaagattttgtttttatttgcttGATGTTTTATCTGTTAAAGAATTTGCTAAGAATATGGCTGGTgatagttttaaatttttttacgacttgtatatgataaaaatactTTGTGGCAATTAGAGAGGTTGGATACGGCATTTGAGGCTATTAATAAGAGTTATTTGGAAATTGCATTAAGTTTATAGGACTCAGTTGTTTAGGACCTCAGAGGGATTAGAAGATCGACCCTAAGATTTAGAAGTTGCTTCATAGTGGACTCTGAAACCAGCTCTGTTATCGTTTTCATCTTTCTAGTGTAGTCTCTAAGACTTCTCTGCATGATTGTAAATAAATGAAGTATTTACCAAAATCTACATAAGTGATACTTGAATGcgaattcttttatataacaCGAACAAATTGATTCAGGACTCTTTTTGTTGTTGTATAGAGAATTTTACAATGTTGTTAGCATCAGCAGTAATCACTCAGAAGAGCAACCAGCGTTCATGTGTTACAAGTGTTGAGTTCTTGACAATAGATATCTGAACATGTAGAAGTCTCTTTCTTCTACTACCAGAGTATGGAAGGGCGGGGAAAATCGCCTGAAGGATTTTTGATGTTCTGGCGAAAGCTTCTGCTTCCTCTGATCTTCTGGGTATACATTATGAAATAGACGATCAGCTCCATACCCTTCAAACTCTTCCACTCCTTTAGCGTACCTTTTTCTCTTCTGCCATAGCTGCTGTTCAAAGAATTCCATAGTCGCTTGTGGAATATTATCTAGAAGTGTTTCTGGAATCCCATGACCCATTGCCTGAAACCCAGGGAATCCATAAGAACGCTGAAAGAAGTATACCTCTCCATGATGGAGCATATTTTTAACTGATTTACAACTGTAGTAAAAGTGGTCAGAGTTTATACCTGAGAGCAACCCCAAGAACAAAGAGCTGATATAAGTTTCTGCAGTTCATCTTGCTCAGTGGATGATTCAGAAGAAGAGAGGAGGCTGATGTCAATGATAGGAATCAGAGAAGCTGTAACAGAAACATCTTCATCTATGGTATCATCTCAACGTACATAAGGTGGTTGTGGTTCTTCACCATGGAGGACTATCTCCTGGACGCGTTCTGATAGCAGAACTTCAGCAGGAATTCCAGCcatgtttttattttcaaatataatgcCATTTGTGATATAATCTACTCTCTTtcctaaatataaaattataattgctGAACCACATAAATTAGCATAATATTTGCTTTTATATTTCTGTTTTTACTGCCTAAAAACAGACATTGCTTGCGTACTGCTGACAATCCCCCTTGAATCTAAATTGTTGCGTACTGTTTAAAATGGAGAggaaaagtttaattttaaataggGATTACATATGTGACTGTTTGTAACATGTTTCAAATAGTTTTTTGTTTAGCAGGTTGTTAATCTCTTAATCTGatgatcaaaattaaaaataaataatcaattccAATAGGTATTAAATGTCCTGACCAATCAAATAGAAAGATATAGATATACATAACATAGACATGATTTGTTAAGCACACTTGGAATGAcatattattagcattattcttctaatatttgttaattaggaattaaatatgattttgaagcTTCCATTCCAATAGAGAATCATCATTGTACTCGTCGCTGAAACCTATTTCTAAGCTGCTGCTGTTGCTTCTGCTTCTCATCCTCGTCATCAAATTGATAGCTTAGTTTTGGAAGATCATGGTTTATGCTTTTCAGTTTGTTCTTCTAGGAAGAAGATTCTTGATTTGTTATTTCATTGTCTAGTTTTGTGTTAGAAATTGGGCCAAGAATTAACGATATAATAGTATAGGCTTCAATAGTGATTGAAGTTCTTATTTCTTGAGCCCAACTCATCAATAACAGATGGCTTACATTGAGCAACACCCATAAAATCAGGAAAACACTGGTACACCTGCGGAGTACAGGATAACAGATCAACATTAATTTGATCGTCGTCTATcacaaaatataaaaggaaaaggaaaagaaaaaaaaaaaaaaagttgtcACATTCAATGTTTTGCTGATTCCAAAATCCGATGATGACAAAGTAAATTCCTTTGTCCTTCTGTCTTTTATAATCCTAAAATCCTATCCTCAGCTCGCTTCAGTCTCCAATTGCCTGTCAAGTCAGTTCGAAGGTTTTGAGGTTTgtctttgtttctttaatcTTTGTGTTTGGTGCACGAGAGAACTCCtggaagagaataaattagtaaagaaATTACCTGCTTTCATTTTATGCAAAAAGTGCAAATTCATATTCTTTTGGCCTTTTGAAGtgatatatcttcttttatctGTCATTAGTGATATTAGTTATTGCAGGTTAATTACTAAAGTTGGTGTTCCAATTTCTGTggaaattatcaaaaattttGTATCTTGATTAATGGGTGTTGGTTCTTTTGGGTAAATGATTAACGGCTAGtttcatttctatttaaatatgtagacTTAGTTGTTAAAGATTTTCATTTCCAATGGGGAACGCCTCATCAATGCTTACTCAATATGATATAGAAGAGGTTCAAAGACACTGCCATAATCTATGTAACTAATCCTACTTTCTTTAccctttctttctattttgacACTTTCTAGTGTTCTTTTGTTTTGAGTTCTCAATTATGTGGTTTTGTGGCGTCAAACTCAGTCTCCCAGCAAGAAATAGTGTCCTTGTATCAAAGATTTTGCCAGCTAGATCGTAATGCAAAAGGGTTCATTTCAGCTGATGAATTCTTATCGGTGCCTGAGTTTGCAATGAATCCACTCTGTCAGgtaatatactaaaatttttgGGTTGAGTTTTCATTCtggaattataaataaatcaagctCATGATAAAGTGAAAGCTCAATTTTTTGGGTTCTTGCAGAGGCTACTTAAAATGGTGGATGGTTTGAACTTCAAGGACTTTGTGGCCTTCTTATCTGCATTTAGTGCTAAAGCAAGTGTGGAACAGAAAATAGGACGTAAGTATTGGCCATCTTGAAAGTATGGCGTATCTACTACTTATGCTTGTTTTACTAGTTCTAGCAAGGGAAGCAATGAGtacttataaaaaatacatggAAACTCATCTTATGGGTTTTGACTAGGATGATAGTGATACTAAATCACATTTAAATGGAGATCCCTATTGTAGTTCCTTTATTTCAAATGTGTTCTGGCAAAATGATTGTTTGAATATGGTATTTGAACTTATTTGTATCTTTTGATCTTTAATCATCTTGATAAAGCCCAGAAGATGAGttttataaagttaaaagaGAGGTACATGGAACAAAGGAAACCAAGATAAGCACTAAGCAGAATATAAAGACGTTATATGTTGCTGTTATAAGACCATTGAGACCTAAAAAATATTGCAACATGGGTGACACATAAGATCATGGTATTTTTAAGTCTTTAGATATTTTAACTATATGAACTTGAAATGAAGTTACTAATTGTTGGGACGTTTTGaaatgtttaatattttattttatttgacatCTCAGGGGATAGCACTGTTTAGCAGATTAAGGAGAAGAATGAATTACTTAATTTGCATTATACATGTAATAATTAAGAGCTTGGTGATGAAAAACTGAATGATGAGCTGACAATGGATAAAATTATCTGCTTAAGTATAATGTATTGAGACCTGCATTACacatcttttatttcttgtcTTTCCATTTGAATTGCCATTCTTGTGGTCGACATTTTTAATGAATGCTTTATGAATTGTAAAAGCTGGTAATATTCTTATCTTCCTTGCTTTTCACTATTGGTAATTGAGTGTAATTATAGTCTATGGAACTAAAATTTAGTTACATGTAAAAACTTCTGATATTTTTTGTTCTATATTAAtgttattcttatttttttccctCAGTTATATTTAAGGTATACGACTCAGATGGTAATGGAAAAGTATCTTTCAAGGACATATTAGAAGTGCTTCAAGATTTGTCTGGCTCTTTTATGTCTGATGAGCAAAGAGAGGTATAACCAAGAAATTTTTCTGTCTCACTGGTAACCCTACTGTTTTAACTAAGGAAAATGCATAATCATATAAGATCTCTATTTTATATCTATAGCACATTCTCCGAAAATTACTCATTGATGAAACCGTATATGAAAGGATATTTTACCTTGTTATTTGTGAGAGTTTTGTATGAATGGCATTGATTGTCACAAGAGAGGAGAAAGTTAGTGACATATAATCCTtgcaaaagaaattgaattcatATCTTTGTCTGCTGAAACAGTATTTACTTGCGTTCTCTTCCCTTGGGGCTGCTAACCAACAATATAGTTTCTGCCTCTTACTTTCTAAATCCTTGGCTTCATCAGTTTCTTGTTTTATTACAACAATTATTACTGAATCACACACAAGTTTGCATCCACAAATCTTAGTTGCAGTAGAAGCTTAATAATTACACTTCCTGTTCTTCGTCTTGCAGCAAGTGTTGTGCCAAGTTTTGAAGGAGGCAGGTTACACAAGGGAATCTTACTTAATGCTTGATGACTTTATTAAGGTGCCTCTTTGGTGtattacctttttttttttgtctaatGTTTCCTGTACCAGATTAATTATGTTAGACATTACTTTTTCCATTGCCAATTACTATAAAACAGAGAGAATTCAAGAGAAACAGCATTATATCTTGAATTCCCAACAGTATTTTCATAGGataaaaattttgttaaatCAGTTACCGGATTTAAGTGGTGGAGAAGTGGAATGATGGAGAAAAAATGAGGCTCATGAGCAAGGACTGTAAAACATTTATTGCTGTACTTTTGTAGGCTAAGAGGCACCTATGCTTCTTTGACACCAGAAAATAATCAGAAATGCTAACTTATAGGGACTTGCAAAGccttagaatttcttttatgctaCTAAAATCTATTTAGTAGTATGGTGTTGGACTACTGGTAAGTTTGAAGACAAacaaatattgtattttagcAGTAAACAGCTTAGGGCCCAGAACCATGATAACACCTTACATATCAACCTTACTGCACCATTTATTCGAGTGAATGTGCTGGCAACCAATCTTGCTTCTTTAAGATTATGTGCAGCCAATTCCAGTTGAACACCAGCTAggactttttatttattcttctttcttcaattACATTAATGCTCGAGTTTCCTCAAAGCAAAATTCAACTCTCTGTTGACAAGTGTGTCTCCTGTTTTTGAAGAGAGTTTTTACTTGGATGAATGTATACCTGAATTAATTCTCTTAACATGctactgttttctttttctttagatGTTATTTAATCAGTACTGATATGTTAATTGTCATTCCAATGCAAATGACACAGGTTTTTGGAAACTCTGGCCTAACAATGGAGGTTGAGGTTCCAGTTGATTAATCTGACCAGGCAGTCTTTCCATACTTCGAAAACAAGCGTCAGCTGCATCTTTTGTAAACTCTGCAAAGACgtctgtttttttctttttttcttttttcccccACTTGTCTATATCctcaaagaaaaatgaaaactaagCAACTTGTCCATTGTAATAAACTTTCAGCTTATTCTTAATGGTTCATCACCACTTTGCAATTTTTGAGTTGGTAGCAGTTTTAACAAGTTTTTGCTTACTCCTCTAAATTTTTCCATATGCCTGCCCCTATTTGATCTGTTACAGTTGGGATGACTCTGGACTAAACATATATCGTATGTTTGGTCCAGTTTAATACTTGACAGGGGGAAAGACGAAATGAAGGATTCAATTGTAAATTATCAAGAAAAGTAATGTTATATCCGTACCTAAAATTACAGTTGCTTCATAGTTAAGTATATGGCTTATCCTCTGGTTCTAATGGAGCCAAAATTTGCCTCCTTATGATATGATAAGAAGCGAACATTATATTGCTTCTAATTGGCTTGTCCACTTCTTAAATTGCGACTGATCTGTTAACTAAATTGTTACATTGAAGCTGCAATCGCCTAACATCAGTAGCGTAGACATTTTCACTTTCTAGAGTGAAGACGATCTCTTGGCAACTGCCTGGCAATTTCCCATTAAAACTTCTCTCGTCCTCTCCCTGACAAGATAGTATAAGTTACCACTTACTACACCATCCCCTTCTTGTCTTCCTGACACTTTTTATCCCTCTCTTTGAAGAAAAGCAACCGAAGACCTCCAATCATGTTTTCTCTTTCATTCAATTCTGCAGTGTCAGGTAAGCAACCATAATTTCCTTACAGAATCATGTTCTGCAACGAGAGCTTTGGTCTTCTCCAATATTGTGGGGAGACTAATGTGAATTCTTTTGTTATAAACAGTCCAAGTTTATTTAAggtttctctttttcttttgttgtatTCTTGAAGGTTTAACTTAAGCCTCATTTAAGATAACAACGGGTAAAAATGCttttaaaacaatttttttaatatattttttaattaaatagatttcgtaaaaataatttataaaaaaataaaaaaaatctatttactAAATCAAGATAGATTCTTAGCTAGATTTGGGGTATACAGCGCAGCTAATAGGAGAGTGAGATCGTATGTATGAGTGTTTTTTACTTTGGTATTGGATGATTAATgcatactttattatttaaaatcaataaatatatatcaatcgtCTATCGGTTTGGTGCATAGATGAGAACATACGTGAAGCCCGAGGCAAGAATTTTCCTTAAATCAAAACAATTCTAAACTGCTTTTAAAAGCAATTCTGAATAGGCCGTCAGTTGTACAATGTTTTCTTATAGTTTATTTGTTTCCTCACACGGGATCCTTCTGTTTCCTGATAGGGGTGATGGAACCCCAACGTTCTAGCAAAGCTGGTGCTGAAAGCTTAAATGTCTTGCAAAAACTTCAAGAAATTTTCCATCACaaggaaataaaaattgcTTTGCTTAAGTTAGGCATTTACTCCTCAGAACAAAATCTTTCAGTTGTCAATCCAAAGAGTAACGCAAGCAGCAGCAAGCTTAAACGTATTGATGAACTGGAAATAGTGGATGAAATTCCAGAGGATTTCACCCCTCCTGATGGAATGAAAGAAGAGGATCAAAGAGAAATGCACAGGGCGATGAATGGTAGAAAACTATTAACAGATTCAAGGGCCTCAAATTCAACTGAGGTAGTGAAATTGCCACTAGCAAATTCTTCAAGTGGCAAGAAGGGTTATGTTAATTCTCGTAATGGCAAACAAGTTATGCAGAGTAGTGAAATTGAACAGTTGAGCGAGCGACTGAAGtttcttgaagaagaaagcaAATTAATGAAGCAAGAGTTTCTGGAGCAAGTGGAAGAAAGGAAACAACTGGTGAATGAAATATATCAGCACTTTCGGGCTATTTACCATTGCCTTCAACTTGAAGATCCAGAATCTGGAGAGAGATGTTTTGATGaaacttatattttgtacCCTCGTGAGGTAATGATGTTTCTCTCTTCCACATAGCGTACCTTCTCCTGATATAACACGTAATTCTTGCACTTAACCTGGCATGTTTCCGTTATCCTTGGactcaattatttataatctgATCCCTACAAGTATTATGCATGTGTGGTGTCTTAAAGAGAGCAGAATGTATGTATGAGTACTTGGCTAGATACACTCTTTGTAACACAGTACGTGTTATAGAAGAAAGCTTTAGCCTTTATGTGTCTTGCAAAGGTAACAGGATTTTTCCTGCTAAAATCTTGAATAACGTTTTGGGTTGGCTACGTACTAGCATTAGATTTATGAGATTGGATCTACTGCTGCTTTCCAGCATGAGAATTCGTGCACGAATTTGGTGAACGAGAATGGTGCACATTAGATGAGAGGAAGACATATACATGGATTGATTCCCTGTTAATTTCCAAATcagaaatttgtaaatatagatATTGGCTGAATACAATTTCCCATTTTAACTCACTACTTTGAAACAGGAAGGAGGGCTGGGAACCGGTCTGTCAGAAGTTCTACGCCAAGATTCAAGCTCTTACGTTATCACCGGGGACGACCAGAGGACCAATATCATGGCACTAAAGGAAGCTCCTGAAGAATAAACATGGTTGCGTGCTCAAAAGACATGGAACTATACGTTGTGCTTTTGTATGCTTATGCAGTTTTCTTGGTGGGATTTCTAAAGAATTTAAGAcaacattttttaaaataagggTTCAATTAATCCACCCAAAATGAAGGACCAATTTGGCCTTTTGGCCTAAAAGAATGTAGGCAACAGATTGATTA is a genomic window containing:
- the LOC8282705 gene encoding calcineurin subunit B isoform X2 produces the protein MGNASSMLTQYDIEEVQRHCHNLSDEFLSVPEFAMNPLCQRLLKMVDGLNFKDFVAFLSAFSAKASVEQKIGLIFKVYDSDGNGKVSFKDILEVLQDLSGSFMSDEQREQVLCQVLKEAGYTRESYLMLDDFIKVFGNSGLTMEVEVPVD
- the LOC107261139 gene encoding arogenate dehydrogenase 2, chloroplastic-like, whose amino-acid sequence is MLQFTSTKPPNSLFHSLNSPQFLPNSLCSISLPLHLPLFYTNSSHHPHPHPLSLRIRAIDAAQPYDYEAQLKSQHLKSQSLKIAFIGFGNFGQFLAKTLSRQGHTLLAYSRTNYTDIAKQLNTRFYNNPHDLCENHPDVLILCTSILSTEKVLKSFPFQRLKRNTLFVDVLSVKEFAKNVLLKYLPVEFDILCTHPMFGPESGKLSWAGLPFVFDKVRIGNNDDRISRCDKFLDIFAREGCRMVEMSCVEHDKYAAGSQFVTHTMGRVLEKFGLESSPINTKGYETLLDLVENTVGDSFELYYGLFMYNKNAMEQLERLDMAFEAIKKELFGKLHQVYRRQLFGTSEGLQDRPKIQKLLRNGAPSVEPPADVLEQERGIS
- the LOC8282705 gene encoding calcineurin subunit B isoform X3 yields the protein MNPLCQRLLKMVDGLNFKDFVAFLSAFSAKASVEQKIGLIFKVYDSDGNGKVSFKDILEVLQDLSGSFMSDEQREQVLCQVLKEAGYTRESYLMLDDFIKVFGNSGLTMEVEVPVD
- the LOC8282706 gene encoding uncharacterized protein LOC8282706; this translates as MFSLSFNSAVSGVMEPQRSSKAGAESLNVLQKLQEIFHHKEIKIALLKLGIYSSEQNLSVVNPKSNASSSKLKRIDELEIVDEIPEDFTPPDGMKEEDQREMHRAMNGRKLLTDSRASNSTEVVKLPLANSSSGKKGYVNSRNGKQVMQSSEIEQLSERLKFLEEESKLMKQEFLEQVEERKQLVNEIYQHFRAIYHCLQLEDPESGERCFDETYILYPREEGGLGTGLSEVLRQDSSSYVITGDDQRTNIMALKEAPEE
- the LOC8282705 gene encoding calcineurin subunit B isoform X1, translated to MGNASSMLTQYDIEEVQRHCHNLFSQQEIVSLYQRFCQLDRNAKGFISADEFLSVPEFAMNPLCQRLLKMVDGLNFKDFVAFLSAFSAKASVEQKIGLIFKVYDSDGNGKVSFKDILEVLQDLSGSFMSDEQREQVLCQVLKEAGYTRESYLMLDDFIKVFGNSGLTMEVEVPVD